The Lycium barbarum isolate Lr01 chromosome 10, ASM1917538v2, whole genome shotgun sequence genome includes a region encoding these proteins:
- the LOC132612868 gene encoding uncharacterized protein LOC132612868: protein MNGAVEAANKIIKSITRKMVDNHKGWHEQFPYALLVYHTTTRTSTGATPYLLVCGTEVVIPAEVEIPSLRIIQEEGSDHAEWVRARYEKLALIDEERMVIVCHDQLYRQRMERAFNERVRTRLFPTGQMVLKRIFPHQDEYKGRFAPNWQGPYVVRKVLSGGAVVLVEMDGQE from the coding sequence ATGAACGGAgccgtagaagcagccaacaaaattATCAAGAGTATAACGAGGAAAATGGTTGATAATCACAAAGGTTGGCACGAGCAGTTTCCTTATGCTCTATTGGTATACCATACTACGACCCGAACTTCGACAGGAGCAACTCCCTATCTGCTGGTCTGTGGAACTGAAGTAGTCATACCTGCTGAAGTTGAGATACCTTCCCTAAGAATCATTCAAGAAGAAGGATCAGACCATGCTGAATGGGTCCGAGCTCGATATGAGAAATTAGCTCTAATTGACGAGGAAAGGATGGTTATTGTATGTCATGATCAACTGTACCGACAAAGGATGGAAAGAGCCTTCAACGAGCGAGTCAGAACTAGACTTTTTCCAACTGGGCAAatggtgctcaaaagaatttttccacatcaagatgaatacaaagggaGGTTTGCTCCCAACTGGCAAGGTCCTTATGTGGTTCGCAAAGTACTTTCCGGAGGAGCAGTAGTGTTGGTAGAAATGGATGGACAAGAGTGA